The sequence CGTACCAGTCGGCAAAGAATGACGCACTTCACACTATGGCCGAGCCTGTCCCCCTGCATATCAGGAACGCCCCGACAAAGTTAATGAAGGAGTTAGATTACGGGAAGGGGTATAAGTACGCTCATGATTACGAGGGTCATATTACGGAGATGGAATGTATGCCGGAAAATCTCAGGGGCAGGGAATATTATCACCCGTCAGAAATGGGAAGCGAGTCGCATTACCGCAAACGGCTTGAGGGTATAAAGTCGTGGAAGTCATCGCACAGTCAGCAATGAAGCCCCCCGCACCCCTACGCGCCCCCTTCGGCCCTCTCCTTTCGCAGGGTTGCGACCCCTCCGGCCTTCGGCCACCTCCCCTTACGCAGGGGAGGCAAGAACCTCGGCGCGAGTCCCTCGTCCCCCTTGCCAAGGGGGGATACAGGGGGGTAATCCTGCCAAGGGGGGAGGGAGCGTAAGCGGAAGGGGGGTAGGTGATTACTTCACGTTCCTTGCGGGGGCAGGCCGTCCGAACAAGTACCCCTGCGCCAAGTCGCACCCGGCTTTCTTGAGGAAGGCTAACTGTTCTTGCGTCTCGACACCTTTCGACAATGCCGGGATTCCCAGCTTCCTCGCCATGTCAACAACCGCCGATATTATGATGTTGGCGCGGTCATCATCCACCGACTTTATCATGTCCATGTCGATTTTCAGACCGTCAAGCGCAAAATCCTTCAGCACCTTCAATGACGAGTACCCCGACCCAAATGCGTCCATCCACACTTTGAACCCGTGCCGCCTCAGCCTTTCCGACTCTCGCTTCATTGCGTCCATGTCAACCGCTATAAGGCTCTCGGTAAGCTCAAATCTCAGCATGGCCTCCGGGATTTTGTGCTTTGCTACAGCGTCCTCAATCACCCGCACAACGTCAGTAAGCTCAAAGTCAAGCCGCGACAAGTTCAGCGACACAGGCACCATTTCCCCGCCGCTGTCCTTTCTCCGCCTAAGCTCCTCGCATACCTTGTTGATGACGAACGAGTCCAGCTTGTGTATTAGCCTCTGTTCCTCAAGAACATAAAGGAAATTTGCCGGGGCTAATCTCCCGTACTGCGGATCCTCCCAGCGCGTGAGAGCCTCAACGGAAGCCGTTTTCCCGGTCTTTACGTCAACAACAGGCTGAAAGAATATCTGAATTTTCCCGTCCCTCATGGCCGACTCGAACGAGGAAATTATATGCTCCTGAAGCTGTACTTTCTCGTCCATTTTCCCGTCATATATCTGCGAGCTTGTGCCGTACTCGTGCTTTATTGAGTCGCACGCAATTTTCGCGCAGTCGCAGATTATGCTGATGTCCATATCGGGAGTCTTTATCTGATATATTCCCGCTTTCATTTCGACAACAACGCCCCGCCGCAAATTGTTCACGCGGATAGACATTCGGTCAATTTTCCCGCTCAAATCCTCCTGTGCTGTAATCACCGCGAAATGATCCTCGCTGAAACGGGCTATGAGTCCCTGCGGAAATGTCTCCTGCAATATTCGCGCAATGGACTTCAGCATACGATCTCCGCCGGCGAAGCCGTATGTCTCGTTGTAGGTGTGGAAGTTCCGTATGTTGATGTAAACGCAGCTGGGATTCCCTCCGCGCTTGAAGAAGTCGCGTATGACGTTCGGAGCGTTGAGACGGAATGCCCGCATGTTAGACAGCCCGGTCAATTCGTCGATTGTCGCGGCTTTCGGTTCGGGTAAACTCGTCTGCCCGGATAAATCGGTGAGCCGCTCGCGTATGTCCATGTCGTGAAGGTAGACGTAGAATATATCGCCTAATTCCGGGTCTCGGACGAAATGCCCCCAGTCCTCAATCTTCTTGATGTTGCCGTTCTTGGTGATTATTCGGTACGTTACGTAGTCGAATCCTCCTGTGGCGGCTATCTGCTTGCGTATGATTGTCTCGACCTCTTCAATGTCTTCCGGGTAAACGATCGTAGCAAAGCTCCCCCCGGTGAACTTCATGAAGTCGTCAACAGAGTCGCACTCAAATATACGGGCTATCTCCTCGCTTGCGTAAATGATTTCTTCCGCGTCATTATTCTTGTAGACGATAAACGCCCCCGGCATGTTGGCGGAAATTTTCGCGAGCGTCATGCTGTCGTTCTCATTGTACATAAAGATTCCTCCGTGTGTGGAATTTTTTGCTGGTATGCCATGAATTTTATCGGCTGCCTTTCACCGCGCTGTTTATTGCGTATGATTTATTGCTTCACTTTGAGATTTTCGGGGAGATTCGCAGCAAGTATTTTCCTCAGAGCGTCGGACTTCATTGGCTTTGACAGGTAATCATTGAAGCCCTTGCTGATGTATTCATCCCGCAGTCCCGTCCCTGAATGAGCCGTGAGAGCGACATATTTCGCCAGTCTTGAAGGGCCGTCAATATCCCGCGCCTTTGTGAGTGTCTCGATTCCGTCCATGCCGGGCATTTTGTGGTCGAGGAAAATAATATCGTAGCGGTTCGCCGCGATAAGGTCTAGTGCTTCATCGCCCGACTCGGCTGTGTCAACTTGGCACTGAAACTCCTTCAGCATTCCTTTTGCGACAACGAGATTCACCGGGGTATCGTCAACCACAAGCAGACGCGCTTCCGGGCATGTGAACGGCCTCCCGTCATCACGAGAGACTCCCGCCGTCCTCATTCCCTCGTCAGCAAGAAGAGACTCATACTCCGCTATTGTCCCCTGAAATCCCTCGTGCGCTAACTGCTGTGTTATGTCAAGCGTGAACGTACTGCCCTTCCCGTATTCGCTCTCAGCTCTGACAGTCCCGCCCATCAATTCCATAAGGTAGCGGACAAGAGTCAGCCCAAGCCCCGCGCCCTGTATGCTTTGCGTTTCGTCCATGTTGACGCGCTCGAAAGATTGAAACAGCTTGCCGATGTCATCAGGACGGATTCCGATTCCCGTGTCTTTCACCGAAATTTTGAGCTTGACCCGGCTGTGTTCGAGGGCAGAGCCTTTTACGCTGAGGGTAATTGCGCCCTCGTTGGTATATTTCACGGCGTTGTCGATGAGGTTGACGATGACCTGCCGGATATGATCCTCATCCCCATAAAGGTGTTCAGGCAAATTTTTGTCGACATCAAGAACGAACTTCAAGCCCTTTTCGCGGACAGCCTCAAAATTTCCCTCCTCAATGTCTTTCAGCATCTGCCACAAATGATAGTCAGCCCGGTAAAGCTCCATTTTCCCGGACTCAATCTTGGAGATGTCAAGAATGTTGTTGATGATGGAAAGAAGATGAGTCCCCGCCCGGCGAATGTCTAACGCTGCCTGGTGAATTTCGGGGTCATGGCTTTCTTTGAGGATCATCTCATTCATTCCCATGATGGCGTTCATAGGTGTGCGGATTTCGTGCGATGTGTTAGCGAGGAAATCACTTTTTGCGCGGGTTGCGGCACTGCTGAGTCTGGTCGAATGCTCTGCTTTCCGCCGGGATTCTTCAAGCTCCCTTTCTACCGTCAGCATACTCCTGTAGCTCGGTGCCTCGTAGTAGAAGAATATCACGAACAGAACAGCGGCGGCGGCGGCATATGTGAAAAGCACCGTCCGTATGAATATGTACTGCACAATGTTGGCGGCAATCAGAACAGCCACGACAGTATTCAGCACGACAAACTGAGATTTCGCGGTGTAGTATTCCCGGTGCGTAATCTGCAGCCACAGTGCCATA is a genomic window of Synergistaceae bacterium containing:
- a CDS encoding GGDEF and EAL domain-containing protein, producing MYNENDSMTLAKISANMPGAFIVYKNNDAEEIIYASEEIARIFECDSVDDFMKFTGGSFATIVYPEDIEEVETIIRKQIAATGGFDYVTYRIITKNGNIKKIEDWGHFVRDPELGDIFYVYLHDMDIRERLTDLSGQTSLPEPKAATIDELTGLSNMRAFRLNAPNVIRDFFKRGGNPSCVYINIRNFHTYNETYGFAGGDRMLKSIARILQETFPQGLIARFSEDHFAVITAQEDLSGKIDRMSIRVNNLRRGVVVEMKAGIYQIKTPDMDISIICDCAKIACDSIKHEYGTSSQIYDGKMDEKVQLQEHIISSFESAMRDGKIQIFFQPVVDVKTGKTASVEALTRWEDPQYGRLAPANFLYVLEEQRLIHKLDSFVINKVCEELRRRKDSGGEMVPVSLNLSRLDFELTDVVRVIEDAVAKHKIPEAMLRFELTESLIAVDMDAMKRESERLRRHGFKVWMDAFGSGYSSLKVLKDFALDGLKIDMDMIKSVDDDRANIIISAVVDMARKLGIPALSKGVETQEQLAFLKKAGCDLAQGYLFGRPAPARNVK
- a CDS encoding response regulator, with amino-acid sequence MLTYGYNVWIEATVIPFLGVMAVFLFIRYRTNALINTRFRLLALFTFLSALLEVSSTLLIDGWGHRHTVNLTIRTMYYASININAYFLMRYVEAYVHVDNAKFARFNRMLLASSFVILALNLMPGIGGFFFLIVTDGGLFRGSYNTLWRSVYVIYFAAMALWLQITHREYYTAKSQFVVLNTVVAVLIAANIVQYIFIRTVLFTYAAAAAVLFVIFFYYEAPSYRSMLTVERELEESRRKAEHSTRLSSAATRAKSDFLANTSHEIRTPMNAIMGMNEMILKESHDPEIHQAALDIRRAGTHLLSIINNILDISKIESGKMELYRADYHLWQMLKDIEEGNFEAVREKGLKFVLDVDKNLPEHLYGDEDHIRQVIVNLIDNAVKYTNEGAITLSVKGSALEHSRVKLKISVKDTGIGIRPDDIGKLFQSFERVNMDETQSIQGAGLGLTLVRYLMELMGGTVRAESEYGKGSTFTLDITQQLAHEGFQGTIAEYESLLADEGMRTAGVSRDDGRPFTCPEARLLVVDDTPVNLVVAKGMLKEFQCQVDTAESGDEALDLIAANRYDIIFLDHKMPGMDGIETLTKARDIDGPSRLAKYVALTAHSGTGLRDEYISKGFNDYLSKPMKSDALRKILAANLPENLKVKQ